The following proteins come from a genomic window of Bacteroidales bacterium:
- a CDS encoding acyltransferase — MTNPITVKRKPRLEKLEAIRGFAALYVVFFHALPQKIELFGVNVGLLFRFGPESVIVFFVLSGFVIKFTYEKSKDKSFKFYFIRRFIRLYIPLFFIYVLGYLIKCYGEGKLADPEWITLLGNLFMLQDVITLKPNVVSGSYMGNGVLWSLSYEWWFYMLFFVLVTWIKSDKLNKWVNILAISAAASYIFYPFIVNRLMMYFAIWWIGVRFATTYLSGGKYTFRSIMPYGYVLFAITGLLALNLYIHFAATKTYSYPLVAYPIIELRHFVFAIIVMFGAIAWQNIKWVGFDLFFGVFKYIAPCSYVMYISHAYLVVDATYLKFLNNKVIEYGLYILIMIMFSYTIEVVVYNRIRKQLIG, encoded by the coding sequence GTGACGAATCCAATCACTGTTAAAAGGAAACCCCGTCTGGAAAAGCTTGAAGCTATAAGGGGATTTGCAGCATTGTATGTTGTATTTTTCCACGCTCTTCCACAAAAAATCGAATTATTTGGAGTAAATGTGGGATTATTGTTCCGATTCGGCCCTGAATCTGTGATTGTATTCTTTGTACTCTCCGGATTTGTAATAAAATTTACCTATGAGAAATCAAAAGATAAATCCTTTAAGTTCTATTTTATCCGAAGATTTATCCGACTGTATATCCCTCTCTTCTTTATCTATGTTCTTGGATATCTGATCAAATGTTATGGTGAAGGAAAGCTCGCAGATCCTGAGTGGATCACATTGCTGGGTAACCTTTTTATGCTCCAGGATGTCATTACTTTGAAACCCAATGTCGTATCCGGTTCTTATATGGGGAATGGGGTACTATGGTCTCTTTCCTATGAGTGGTGGTTCTATATGCTTTTCTTTGTTCTGGTGACCTGGATCAAAAGTGACAAATTAAATAAATGGGTAAATATTCTGGCGATTTCAGCAGCAGCCAGTTATATATTCTATCCTTTTATCGTCAACAGGCTCATGATGTACTTTGCGATCTGGTGGATTGGAGTTCGTTTTGCCACTACCTATCTTTCAGGAGGAAAATATACATTCCGTTCCATCATGCCCTACGGGTATGTTCTTTTCGCAATAACAGGCTTACTCGCTTTGAACCTGTACATTCATTTCGCTGCCACCAAGACCTATAGCTATCCTTTAGTCGCTTACCCAATCATTGAACTCAGGCATTTCGTTTTTGCCATCATAGTGATGTTCGGAGCCATCGCCTGGCAAAATATAAAATGGGTTGGATTTGATCTGTTCTTCGGAGTATTCAAATATATTGCCCCTTGCTCTTATGTAATGTACATTTCCCACGCTTACCTTGTCGTGGATGCCACATATCTGAAGTTTCTGAATAATAAAGTGATCGAATACGGGCTGTATATCCTCATAATGATCATGTTCTCCTATACGATTGAAGTCGTAGTGTATAACAGGATCAGGAAACAATTGATAGGCTGA